The following are encoded together in the Peromyscus leucopus breed LL Stock chromosome 1, UCI_PerLeu_2.1, whole genome shotgun sequence genome:
- the Tpbgl gene encoding LOW QUALITY PROTEIN: trophoblast glycoprotein-like (The sequence of the model RefSeq protein was modified relative to this genomic sequence to represent the inferred CDS: deleted 1 base in 1 codon), translating to MAPRAGQRGLWSPLPGLLLVAAALSRPAAPCPFQCYCFGSPRLLLRCASGAELRQPPRDVPPDARNLTIVGANLTVLHAAAFAGGDEEETDGVRLPFLTALRLTHNNIEVVEDGAFDGLPSLAALDLSHNPLRALGARAFRGLPALRSLQLNHALARGSPTMLDALDAALAPLAELRLLGLAGNALSRLPPAALRLPRLEQLDARGNALAGLGPDELRALERDGDLPRPRLLLADNPLSCGCTSRPLLAWLHNATERVPDARRLRCASPRALLDKPLMDLDEARLGCTDGDANERGEEVDVAGPELEASYVFFGLVLALIGLIFLMVLYLNRRGIQRWMRNLREACRDQMEGYHYRYEQDADPRRAPAPAAPSGSRATSPGSGL from the exons ATGGCCCCGCGCGCGGGACAGCGGGGGCTCTGGAGCCCGCTGCCAGGGCTGCTGCTCGTGGCGGCGGCGCTGAGCCGGCCCGCCGCGCCCTGTCCCTTCCAGTGCTACTGCTTCGGCAGCCCCCGGCTGCTGTTGCGCTGCGCGTCGGGCGCGGAGCTCCGGCAGCCGCCGCGGGACGTGCCGCCCGACGCGCGCAACCTCACCATCGTGGGCGCCAACCTGACCGTGCTGCACGCTGCCGCCTTCGCGGGAGGGGACGAGGAGGAGACGGACGGCGTGCGCCTGCCGTTCCTCACCGCGCTGCGCCTCACGCACAACAACATCGAGGTGGTGGAGGACGGCGCCTTCGACGGGCTGCCCAGTCTGGCGGCGCTCGACCTGAGCCACAACCCGCTTCGCGCCCTGGGCGCCCGTGCCTTCCGCGGGCTGCCTGCGCTGCGCTCGCTGCAGCTCAATCACGCTCTGGCACGGGGCAGCCCCACGATGCTGGATGCACTGGACGCCGCGCTTGCCCCACTGGCCGAGCTGCGTCTGCTGGGCTTGGCGGGCAACGCGCTGAGTCGCCTGCCGCCTGCCGCGCTGCGCCTGCCTCGCCTGGAGCAATTGGACGCGCGTGGCAATGCGCTGGCCGGCCTGGGCCCCGACGAGCTGCGCGCGCTCGAGCGCGATGGCGACCTGCCCCGGCCGCGCCTGCTGCTGGCCGACAACCCGCTGAGCTGCGGGTGCACCTCGCGCCCCCTGCTGGCCTGGCTACACAATGCCACCGAGCGCGTGCCCGACGCGCGCCGCCTGCGCTGCGCCTCCCCGCGCGCGCTGCTGGATAAGCCTCTGATGGACCTGGATGAGGCGCGACTGGGTTGCACCGACGGCGATGCTAACGAGCGCGGGGAAGAGGTGGACGTCGCCGGCCCGGAGCTAGAAGCCTCTTACGTCTTCTTCGGGCTGGTGCTGGCGCTCATCGGCCTCATCTTCCTCATGGTGCTG TACCTAAACCGCCGTGGCATCCAGCGCTGGATGCGCAACTTGCGCGAGGCCTGCAGGGACCAGATGGAGGGCT